The following are encoded together in the Poseidonibacter lekithochrous genome:
- a CDS encoding alanine/glycine:cation symporter family protein, translating to MNKFRSMLFYMVMLCVPSISFAEEVVGIDQKIDQFFTTYFGWFASAIFYGAKVEDGVTFPLIVGWLFVAAIIFTFYFGFIQFRKFRLSLDIVTGKYSDPKDKVPGEVSHFRALTTALSGTVGLGNIAGVGVAIAIGGPGATFWMIVCGLFGMASKFTECTLGVKYRNENPDGTVSGGPMYYLSKAFKEKGHARIGKFLAVGFAIMTIFSTFGAGNMFQGNQANAMIVQTFGIAPGYGWVTGIILAILVASVIIGGMPSIGSVTSKLVPFMAALYIGMALIVLISHYDQIGGAIEQIFVGAFTGAGVAGGFIGALIQGLKRATFSNEAGVGTSAIAHAAVKTKEPVTEGLVSLLEPFIDTVIICTMTALVITISGMNTGELSGVNLTSAAFTETSFIFEYILAITVVMFAFSTMVSYSYYGLKAWTYLFGESKTNEIVYKTIFCLFVIVGTSISFGAVIDFSDAAMFAMSIFNIIGLYYLMPIVKEELNSFLARVDSGEIKKYK from the coding sequence ATGAATAAATTTAGAAGTATGCTTTTTTACATGGTAATGTTATGTGTACCAAGTATTAGTTTTGCTGAAGAAGTTGTAGGTATTGATCAAAAAATTGATCAATTTTTCACTACTTACTTTGGTTGGTTTGCAAGTGCAATTTTCTATGGTGCTAAAGTTGAAGATGGGGTAACATTTCCATTAATTGTTGGTTGGTTATTTGTAGCTGCAATAATCTTTACTTTCTATTTTGGTTTTATTCAATTTAGAAAATTTAGATTATCTTTAGACATTGTAACTGGGAAATATTCAGATCCTAAAGATAAAGTGCCAGGGGAAGTTTCACACTTTAGAGCACTTACAACTGCTTTATCAGGAACTGTTGGTCTTGGTAATATTGCAGGTGTTGGGGTTGCTATTGCAATTGGTGGTCCTGGGGCTACATTTTGGATGATTGTTTGTGGTTTATTCGGAATGGCTTCTAAATTTACAGAGTGTACTCTAGGTGTAAAATATAGAAATGAGAATCCAGATGGTACAGTTTCTGGTGGTCCAATGTATTATCTATCAAAAGCGTTTAAAGAAAAAGGTCATGCAAGAATTGGTAAATTCTTAGCAGTTGGATTTGCAATTATGACAATATTCTCGACATTTGGTGCAGGGAATATGTTCCAAGGGAATCAAGCAAATGCAATGATTGTTCAAACATTTGGAATTGCTCCTGGTTATGGTTGGGTTACAGGTATTATTTTAGCAATACTAGTAGCATCTGTTATTATTGGTGGTATGCCATCAATTGGTTCAGTTACATCAAAATTAGTTCCATTTATGGCGGCTTTATATATTGGTATGGCACTTATTGTATTAATTTCTCATTATGATCAAATTGGGGGTGCAATAGAACAAATCTTTGTTGGAGCATTTACTGGTGCTGGAGTTGCTGGTGGATTTATTGGTGCGCTAATACAAGGTCTAAAAAGAGCAACATTCTCAAATGAAGCTGGTGTTGGTACATCAGCAATTGCTCATGCTGCGGTAAAAACAAAAGAACCAGTTACAGAAGGTTTAGTTTCATTACTTGAACCATTTATTGATACGGTTATTATTTGTACAATGACAGCTTTAGTTATTACAATTTCAGGAATGAATACTGGAGAGTTAAGTGGTGTTAATTTAACATCTGCTGCATTTACTGAAACATCATTTATTTTTGAATATATCTTAGCCATTACAGTAGTTATGTTTGCATTCTCAACAATGGTTTCGTACTCATACTATGGTTTAAAAGCTTGGACTTACCTTTTTGGTGAAAGCAAAACTAATGAAATTGTTTATAAAACTATATTTTGTTTATTTGTAATTGTTGGAACAAGTATCAGTTTTGGTGCTGTTATCGACTTCTCAGATGCTGCAATGTTTGCAATGTCTATCTTTAATATCATTGGATTATATTACTTAATGCCAATTGTAAAAGAAGAATTAAACTCTTTCCTTGCAAGAGTAGATTCTGGTGAAATAAAAAAATATAAATAA